The following is a genomic window from Micromonospora cathayae.
CGTGTGGCGCAATCACCGTCTCCTCAGCACCGGCACGTACCGAGACAGCGTCTTCTACAGCGTGATCGACAGCGAGTGGCCCGCAGTCCGGCGGCGGCTTGAGGCCGGACCGGAGCCGTCAGCGCGAGACTGACGCCGGCCGCCGGCCAACGGAACCGCCGGGTAGCACACGAGCACCTGTGCGGTCATCCAGGGGCTCGCGTCCGGGGTGGCGGTACCGGTGCGGAGTTGTCAGAAGCTGCTGACCAGCTTGACGAACGCGTCGTCGATCTTCGCCGGGTCGCGGGCGTCGAACGCCTTGCCCGCGGACGCCTTGGCGATCCGGTCCAGCGTCCCGAAATCGGACTGCTCGTCGAAGGCGATGCAGAAGATCTTGATCGGCCGTTCCGGATCGAACGCGTCGTCCCGGAGGAGGCGGGCCAGGTCGACGCCCTTGGGGTACTCGTTCTTGCCGTCGGTCAGGAGGACCACCGCGTTGATCCGGGACGGATCGTAGTTGTCGAGCATGTGTCGGTGTGCTGCCCGTACGGTGGCGTACAGTTCGGTATCACCCTCGACGTGGAGATCGTTGATCTCCCTGGTGAAGGTCTTCTGGTCGAACGCGGAGAGTCGGACCTCTTCGCTGTACGGCGACTTCGGCCGCTGAGCCGTCTCTGAGGAGAACGAGCCTCCCCACACAGGCGGACCATGCCACGTTCCGTCGACAAGGGACAATGGCTCTCGGCGTTGCCAGCGGGTTTCTCGCCTGGATCGGGGTCCTGTCGGTGGTCGTCCTCCTTGTCGCGACCCTACGACGCCGCCTGTTCTCCGGCACCGGGTTCGGTGTGTCGCCACGGATGCTGAGGCAGCTCACGCGTCGGGTCGGCCGGGCACCTGGTCCTGCTGGGGGCCGAGCTGGCTGATCTCGTACCCGTCGGGGTAGCTCTTGGTTCTGATCCCGTCGGCGAACAGGGCCTCGGTCCGTGGCGCTCCGAACCACCGTTGCAGCCGGGCGCGGGTCTTCAGCGCCGCATGCAGACCGGCCCGGACCGGCCAGGCCGGTGTGTCGACGCGCATGGCGCGACGGAGCGGTGCGTCGTACATGGCGCTGACCAGTGCGTTGCCCAGCGGGGCGAGGGGCCTGGGGATGCGGGTGAGCATCAGCATGCGGGTGGCCCGCTCGATGGCGGCCGCGTCGTCGTTGGGCTGCAGGTGGGTGGCGTCGTGGGCGTCGAACCAGGTCTCGAACGCCTCGTAGGAGGCGGGGATGTCGGTGATGCCCATCCGCCGGCCCAGCTCCCGGTAGAAGACGTGGGTGGCGTGCCGTTCGTGGCAGCAGGGCCGGCGCCAGCCGTACCGTTGCAGCCACCGGGTGGGGATCACGACCAGGCAGCCGAGGACGTAGCGGTAGGCGTCGTTGCTGATGTCGTAGCGGCGGTGGATCTGGTTGACGCGCCGTAGCGCCTCGCGGCCGCGCGGCTGGTCGAACCCGTTGAGCACCATCTCGTACATGAGCAGGCCGGTGTCGTCGAGCCGCTGCTGGGTGCGTTCGGTGAGCTCACCGGTGGCGGTGTGCACGGCGGCGATGGCGGGGACGGAGAAGGACCGGTTGAAGGCGAGGTTCAGTCCGAGCTTCAGGTCCCAGGGGAACTCGTAGCGCAGCATGGTCTGGTAGATGGCCAGGTGGTCGCGTTCGGGGTCCAGGGCGCGGATGCGGGTCAGGTTGGCGTAGCGGTCTCTCATCGGTGGGCCTCTCCAGCCTCGGGTGCGGCCTGGGCGGCGGCGAGCCGGGTCGCGACGAGTGTCCGGGCCACCACGGGGGAGCGGGCGTACGCGGTGGTGACCCGGGTCAGCCAGGCGATTTCTCCAGCGTAGCCACCGGCCGGGCGGTGCAGGTCGTCCGCCGGGTGGGGGACCGCGGCGACGACGCCGGCCCGGTGCCGTCGCAGGGCGCAGGCCAGGTGCGCCGCCTCGATGGTGGACCGCCGCTCGTCGTCGTTCAAGCCGGCCTGTTCGGCGAACCGTCCGGCCAGCTCGGTCACCTCGACGTCCATGTACGGGCGGAGCGCGAGGCGGCCGTCGCGGATCTCGGCGACCCGGCGGGTCAGCGCGTAGTCGATGTCGCGGACCGCTCCGAGCGGTCGGCGCAGGCTGGTGTCGAGTTCGAGTTCGGGCAGGACGGCGACGAGGTCCCGCCAGAGCGGTTCGAGGTGCCGGTAGGAGCGGAAGTCGTCCCAGCGTCGGGTGATGGTGAGGATCGGTCCCCAGGCCGGCATGGTGAGACCGACCATCATGAGCAGGGCGCTGACGGTCACCAGCACGGAGGCGATCTCCCGTTCGCCGGCGGGTCGGTAGCCGCTCCAGTAGGCGATCAGGTAGATGATCTTGTTGGTGCTGTAGAGCAGGGCGAAGGCCGCGCCGACGGCGGTGATGCGAAGACCACGGCGTAACCACGGGCGTCCGCAGATGCGGGCGAAGCGCCAGCAAAGCCGGGTGATGTCGGTGCAGTAGGCGAAGAAGCCGACCAGCATGAAGATCAGCAGGTAGGCGGTGACGGCGGGATCGGTGGCGTACTCCACGGTCAGCAGCACGGGGGCGGCGTAGGTGAGCGTGTGGCCGAACAGGCCGACCATGGCGAGGAAGGCCCCGCTGGTGACCCACACCCAGCGTCGGCTCCGCACCGCGGCTGTCGCCGGGGGCAGCGCGAGGTGGAGCAGCATGATCTCGGCGCTCGCGGCGATCGTCATGGCGCAGCCGTGGGAGATGACCTTGGCCAGGTTGGGCAGCCCGGACGCCTGGTCGATGCCGGTGGCGAGGGGTGGGATGGCGAGGGTGATCCCGGTGGCGAACGCCCCGAGCGCCACGCAGATCGCACCCCGGACCTGTCCGGGCTGCCGGTGCTGCAGGCGCAGCATGTAGCCGAAGGCGAACCAGCCGGCGACCGCGCAGACGGCGTAGAGGGCGGTGTCCATCCCGGCTACCAGTCGGGGTGTTCCAGCGAGTGGCGCAGGCGGCCGTAGAGTTCGGCCTGGCCGCTGTCCAGCGGCGAGTCCGGCCCCTCGTCGCGGACACCGCGGGCCCGTCTCAGCAGCAGCGAGCCGATCATCTCCGCTTCGCGTTCCTCGGCGGCGGCGTAGTTGCTGCGGCCGAGGCTGCGGCGGACCAGCTGCGGGTCGAGGTCGGGAAGCAGCAGCCGGGAGGCGTTCTCGTCGAGGATCTCGGTGGCCTGGTGGCCGGCGATGAGGTGACCCAGCTCGTGACCGATGATCAGCAGCTGGTGCAGGGGCGAGGTGTCCTGCTCGAAGAAGATGGCGTCGAACTCGCCGGTCGGCACGAACATCCCGCACACGGAGTGCGCCGGCAGCCTGATCGGCATCAGGTGGATGGGCCGGCCACGCCGTTCGCCGAGCACGTCGCACAGCTTCCGGATCTCGAACGGCTCCGGTATCTCAAGCTCGGCGACGATCCGCTCGCAGCGCTTGCGTAGGCGGTGCAACTTCACGTCAAGGTTCCCTCGCTCGTCGGCGTACTGCCATTGGAGGATCTGCACAGCTAGCGGCGATCGTCCCGCACAGCACCGGTCGTGCTGGGGCTGACACCTTCGGCGACGGCCCGTAACCGGGCCACCATCTGCTCGATGAGCTGCGTGTCCCCTGCGGAGAGTCCGTTGTCGGCGAGCACCTGGCGCAGCGCCACCTGCTTGACGTCCATCCGGCGTAGCTCGCTGAGCAGGGTTATCTGTTCCTGGGTCCGGCGGGCGGCCGCGTCGTCCACGAAGTAGCCGGAGTTGACGCCGAACGCGGCGGCCAGAGCGCGCACGTGCGAGGTGCGCGGGTCGCTGGCCACGCCGCGCCGTAACTCTCCTATGTAGGCGGCGCTGATGGTCACGCCGGTCTCGGCCGCGGTCAAGTTGATCTTGTCGGCGATCTCCTTGTTCGTGTACCGGCGGCCGGC
Proteins encoded in this region:
- a CDS encoding oxygenase MpaB family protein, whose protein sequence is MRDRYANLTRIRALDPERDHLAIYQTMLRYEFPWDLKLGLNLAFNRSFSVPAIAAVHTATGELTERTQQRLDDTGLLMYEMVLNGFDQPRGREALRRVNQIHRRYDISNDAYRYVLGCLVVIPTRWLQRYGWRRPCCHERHATHVFYRELGRRMGITDIPASYEAFETWFDAHDATHLQPNDDAAAIERATRMLMLTRIPRPLAPLGNALVSAMYDAPLRRAMRVDTPAWPVRAGLHAALKTRARLQRWFGAPRTEALFADGIRTKSYPDGYEISQLGPQQDQVPGRPDA
- a CDS encoding ImmA/IrrE family metallo-endopeptidase, with product MKLHRLRKRCERIVAELEIPEPFEIRKLCDVLGERRGRPIHLMPIRLPAHSVCGMFVPTGEFDAIFFEQDTSPLHQLLIIGHELGHLIAGHQATEILDENASRLLLPDLDPQLVRRSLGRSNYAAAEEREAEMIGSLLLRRARGVRDEGPDSPLDSGQAELYGRLRHSLEHPDW
- a CDS encoding MAB_1171c family putative transporter; this encodes MDTALYAVCAVAGWFAFGYMLRLQHRQPGQVRGAICVALGAFATGITLAIPPLATGIDQASGLPNLAKVISHGCAMTIAASAEIMLLHLALPPATAAVRSRRWVWVTSGAFLAMVGLFGHTLTYAAPVLLTVEYATDPAVTAYLLIFMLVGFFAYCTDITRLCWRFARICGRPWLRRGLRITAVGAAFALLYSTNKIIYLIAYWSGYRPAGEREIASVLVTVSALLMMVGLTMPAWGPILTITRRWDDFRSYRHLEPLWRDLVAVLPELELDTSLRRPLGAVRDIDYALTRRVAEIRDGRLALRPYMDVEVTELAGRFAEQAGLNDDERRSTIEAAHLACALRRHRAGVVAAVPHPADDLHRPAGGYAGEIAWLTRVTTAYARSPVVARTLVATRLAAAQAAPEAGEAHR
- a CDS encoding vWA domain-containing protein — protein: MWGGSFSSETAQRPKSPYSEEVRLSAFDQKTFTREINDLHVEGDTELYATVRAAHRHMLDNYDPSRINAVVLLTDGKNEYPKGVDLARLLRDDAFDPERPIKIFCIAFDEQSDFGTLDRIAKASAGKAFDARDPAKIDDAFVKLVSSF